The genomic region TGGTAGTGGAGCAGGAGCAATGATTCTTGAAGAATTAGAAAGTGCATTAAATCGAGGAGCTACCATATATGGAGAAGTTTTAGGAGGTTCTTTAAATTCTGGTGGTCATCGTGGTCAGGGCAGTATGACTGCGCCTAATGGTGACGCCGTACAAAAATGTATCCAGCAAGCTATTTTTAATTCTGATATAACTAGTACAGAAATAGATGCCATCAATGGTCACGTGACAGCTACCGGTAAAGATGCTTATGAGATACAAAATTGGGTTGAAGGATTAGAGTTGAAAAATCATTTCCCGTATTTGAATAGTTATAAATCGACAATAGGTCATTGTCTCGCTGCAGCTGGTAGTATAGAGCTAGTAGGTGCGATATTGCAACTGAAACATCAGCAAATATTTGCAAATCTAAACATAACTGAACTACACAAAGATATTAAGGCTATCTATCCAAATAATAAAGTGCCTATCAAAAATGTTTATACAAAAATCGATGTGTTGATAAAGGCTAGTTTTGGTTTTGGTGACATTAATGCTGCTGTAGTACTTAAAAAATGGGAAAATTAATTGAAAACTTAATTTTCAAAAAGACATAATATGAAGAAAGAAGAAATTGAAAATCAATTACACGATATTGTAAAGGTGTATTTACCTCAAGACGTTAGTACTAAAGAGATAGGTCCCGATAGTCATTTAATGCAAGATTTAGGTATCAATAGTGCACATTTAGTAGATATAGCATTAGATGTTGAAGATGCTTTTGATATCATGTTAGACGAAAAAGATATGGAAGAGATGCAAACAGTTTCAGATTCTGTCCAAATAGTATTAAGAAAGTTAAACTCTTAATTTTTTAAATTATTATTTATAGCTTCTCTTAAAATACTATTAAGGTTACAATAATTTTATTAAAAATATTACTTTAAATAGCTTTTAGCCCTTTATCTTGTAAAAAAAAAGATGAATAAAGAAAATACACCACTTAAGAAGACGCCTAACGACCATTCTATAATGGATACTATTAAAGACAGGTGGAGTCCTAGAGTCTTTGCCGATATACCAGTTTCTCAAACAGATTTACAATCCTTATTTGAAGCAGGAAGATGGGCTGCTAGTAGTAACAATTTCCAACCTTGGAATATAGTTTGGGGTGTTAAAGGAAGTAAATCATATGAGCGCATTATGAATCATCTTGTTGAATTCAATCAATCATGGGCTGTTAATGCTCCTGTCCTAATGTTGGGTGTAATCAATACGAAAACACCAGATGGAAAAGATAATTACCATGCATTACATGATCTAGGACAGTTTACTGCAAATATGGCTTTACAAGCGCATAGCATGGGTATTGCGATCCATCAAATGGCAGGTGTTGATTTTGAAGCGGCCAAAAAAGAATTTGAGTTTCCTGAAGAATATCACGTAGCGACAGCGATCGCGGTAGGTTATTATGGAGGCGATAAAAATAATCTTAATGAGGATTTACAAGGCGCCGAAACATCTCCAAGAGTGCGTAAAAAACAAGATGAATTTATTTTTAATGGAAATTTTGTTAAAAGAGAATCCTTATAAATAGACTTTATTATTGCATCTATTGCATTATTAAAAAGCTCCTAATTAATTAGGAGCTTTTTTATGCTGATAAAAACCTATCGTTTTGATGAAAATATTTCTTTACATCATCAATTAAAAAGCTAACAGATTTTTTAAACCGTCCTTTTATTGACTTAAAGGAAATCAAGCAGTTATTATGTTTTAAATAAATAGAGGCTGCTTCTTTTGTGCGTCCATTATGGTCTATAACCAATTGAAAATTGACCTCTACGTTTTCAATAGCTTTTGATTCAATTATAGGTAACAACTCGTCCTGTATTAGCTTTTCAAGTCGTTGTTTTTGTTGTGTATGTTTATATGTATAAGTAATCATCGAGCGTATTTAATAGATATACGCAACACAATAGTCAATTGGTTTTAAATATAATGTTAAAATTGACCATGGATTATGATGGTTTAATCAATCTTATGAGGTAATAATCGAGAGGCTAGTACGCCTAACATTAAAGCAATAAAGATAAAGGATAAGGATACCCATTCTGGTAAATGTATGTAATGTACAAGAATCATTTTAAGCCCTACAAACGTTAATATAGCTATGAGACTGTAATGGATATATTGAAATTTATTTAAAAGATTAGATAAGAAGAAATACATACTACGTAAACCAATGATCGCCATAATATTGCTTGAAAAAACTAAGAAGGGATCTGAAGTAATTGCTAGAATAGCAGGAATAGAATCCAATGCAAATAATACGTCTGTTAGTTCAATAACAATCAAGGCAAGAAATAGAGGAGTAGCTATTAATTTCCCCATCTTTTTTATAAATAAGTCTTGGCCTTCAATACGGTCTGTAACAGGAAACCATCGACGTGCTAACTTATAAATAGTTGATTCTTTAGGATTAAAATCATCGTCTTTACTAACTAACATTTTAAATGCGGTATAAAGTAAAAATGCACCAAATATGTAGGTCATCCAGTCTATTTCTCTAATTAAAGCGACACCAAAAAAGATCATGATTGCTCTAAAAATCAAAGCACCTACAATACCCCAAAATAATACACGATGCTGATACTGTTGCTCTATCGCAAACGATTTAAAAATTATGGCAATGACAAAAATATTATCAATACTAAGTGATAACTCAATAAGATAGCCGGTAATATATTTTATAGATGCTTTACTAGCACTTAAATTTTCAGGATTTGCTATGTGACTACCGTCATAAATTAAATAGATAATACCTGTAAAAGCTAATGCAATTGAAACCCATAGTATTGTATACTTAGTAGCCTCTTGTGTGCTTATAACGTGGGCATTTCTATTAAACACTAATAAATCTAGAGCTAGTAAAATAGTCACAAAGATTATAAAGGAAATCCATATCATCATAGTACCAAAGTTAACATAGTTTCATATAAAAAGGCTTTGATTTATATAAATCAAAGCCTTTTTCAAATTGAGATATACTTTTAATATTTATTTTCTTTTCCTATCTCTGTTTTATCAATTCCTATACTGTCTGTGTCATGAAACCTAGTCACCTCGCTATAGTTTTTAATGATCTTTGCAGTTTCACCTTTTATCATAATTGGAAAAATAAGCATCTCAGGATCGTTTTGTAAAATTTTAATGGTATCGTCTGCACTAAGCTCTTTCTCTTTACCATATCGATTCTCAAAAGCAGAATGATCTGTATCAATCAATCCATGGACAGTAATGGATAGTTTTTCTGCAATTTCTGCCCATACAGTACCAGTAACTTTAGTTTTACTGATGTCTACAGCGTGACAATCCTTTTCTGCACTTTTAGTGTATGCAAAAATTTCTTTATGATTCTTGATTTCAGAATTATAAATAAGGATTAATAAATTTTCTTTTGTATTAAGTACTGACATTTGATTAGACATGATCTATGAGTTCTGATTTACGTTTTTCACATTGTGTTTTTAATTGATTAATTACTTTAGACACAGCATCATTAAAATTAGATTGCGATTCTTCTGCAAATAATCTAGGACCTGGTGCGCTCAGGCGTATTTCTGCAATCATACCAGATTCTTTACTTTCTGTATTTTCTACTCTATAAAAGACATCTGCTCTGGTTACCCAGCTATATCGATCTGCGATAGTTTGTAATTTCTCTTTTGTAAAATTTTCTAGCTCTGTACTTCCAGAGACGTGCTGATAATTGAATTGGATTTGCATATTGATTTTTTATTTGAATTTACATTCAAAATCTGATTAAAGCATTTGTTTTTAAAAAGCTTTAACGTGTAATTAGTAAGAAATTATGAGAGTAATAGACATATTCATAAACTTATACCAATTGTATTATCAATTATATCTTCGTTGTATATTACTACTATTTAAATTTTAAAGCTGGATGCTACATCATTTGTGATTGTGCCTTATATTTTCATCATGAATAAGAAGTATACATTTTTAATAATAGGGTTATTGTGTTACGCTTTCGCGAAAGCGCAATTACAATTTTGCGATGGTATATTAGGTCCAGCCATATTTACTGAAGATTTCGGTTCAGGTACAAATAACGGCCCAGCACTGTCAAATACAGTAACTTCATATCAATATGTAAACGCGGCACCTCAAGATGGTGAATATACTATCTCGAGTGACTCTGGTCAACTAGGTAGCTGGTTTTCTTTTCCTGATCATACTGGTAACAATAATGGTAAAATGCTTATTGTTAATGCAGGATTTACCGCAGGACAGTTTTATAGAACACCTATAAATGGCTTATGTGAAAATACACCTTATGAATTTAGTGCATGGATTATGAATGTACTAGATGGCGTTCAAAATGTATGTGGTAGCACAGAAATACCCATACAAGTGCGTTTTGAAATATGGGATGCTACAGATACAACATTACTGGCTGATGGGACTATGAATCCTAAATTTGCAGATCAACGTCCTACATGGATTAAATATGGCCTGACTTTTACAACGAGTGCTGGACAAAATGGAATTATTCTTAAAATGATTAATGTAGGTGCTGGTGGTTGTGGTAATGATCTAGCGATAGATGATATAAGTTTTAATGTTTGTGGTGATGATGTATTAATAGCTACATCGATGGGTGAAACTGTAGTTTCAAAATGTGATAACAATCCTGCACAGGTTTTACAATTAACTGCCACGGTACAGTCTGGTGCTCCATCTCTTACGGCATATCAATGGCAACAAAGTAGTGACGGTAGTACTTTTACAGATATTGCAGGTGCAAATGGTTTCTCTTTTAACACGCCACCTTTAAACTCTACAACATATTATAGAGTAAAAATTGCAGGTGCACCAGCAAATCTTACTAATTCAAGTTGCTTTTCATTTTCTCAAGTTTTTGAATTTAGAAATGTTACAGTACCACTAGCTGTTCCTAGACAAAATCCTTATATATCCTGTGATGGTGAACTGGTTGATTTAATTGTAGATGTTGCTCCAGGCACAACAGCTTTCTGGTATGAAAATGCTACTGGCGGCAACTCTATACATGATGATTCTATTGATTACACCACGACGGTTGATGGGACATACTGGGTTGAAACGCAAGACATTGCCACAGGATGTCTTAGTATTTCTAGAGTACCTATAAATTTTATTAATCGTTCTTCTCCTATAGTGAATAGCGATGACTTTTTATTGTGTCCTGGAGACATGGCCTTATTGAATACACAGTTCACAAATGGTTTTTATCGATGGAGTAGCGGCGAGACTACAGATCGCATAACCGTTGATCGTGCAGGATTGTATACCTGTGAGGTAACTAATCTTGAAGGTTGTACTACAACAGCCATTTTTAATGTTGATTTTATTGAAACTCCAGTTATCTCAACGGTGTCTGTAACCGGTGATGAGTTAACGGTTATCATGCTCAATTCGGGTGATTTTCAATATAGCATTGATGGTCTTAATTATTACAATGAACCAGTTTTTAATATTAATGGCTTATTACAAGTTAATGTGAGAGTAAAAGATCGAACTGGTTGTGAGGTCTCTTTCTTTACATATAATCGTATCAGTATCCCTCTATTTTTCACACCTAATAATGATGGTTATCACGATACTTGGGATATTGATAATATAGATGCATTTCCAGGTGCAAGGCTAGAGATTTTTGATCGATACGGTAAATTAATCAAACAGATTAACAATTTAGTCGTAGGTTGGGATGGTCTTTATGATAATCAACCATTACCTAGTAGCGATTACTGGTATAAACTATACTATAATGAGCAATTACTGACAGGTCATTTTACATTGAAACGATAAAATAAATGTTGTGGGATAACGCTTTCGCGGAAGCGATTAAATAAATCACTAATTCAAAAAAATAAATCCCAATAGACTAGAGGCCTATTGGGATTTTATTATTAAAAGTTGAGATGAGGTTACTGAACTATTTTAAATTCACATCTTCTATTAATTTCATATTCCTTATCAGTACATATTCCTTCTTTAACACAGTTGTTAAGTGGTTGCATTTCACCATAACCTATGCTTCTAAGTCTGCGTCTTTCGATTCCCTTACTTACCAGATATTCAAGAGTAGATGCTGCTCTTTTCTTAGACAATTCTAGATTATACTCACTAGGTCCACGCACATCTGTATGAGCAGACACTTCAATATACATAGCAGGATACTTTTTCATTATACCAACTAACTCGTCTAAGGTACGTGCTGCCTCTGGTTTAATAATAGCTTTATCAAAATCAAAGTATATTTGATCTAGTTCTACTTGTATATCGCCTTTACGATCTGGCTTGATAGTAGCCTCAGCATCTTGATAAGATAATAAGGTTAAGTAGATATCATGACTGATACGACCATTCTTATCTGTAGAGAATTGAACATCTTGAGGTATATATAATTTTCGAGTACCTCTAATGGTGTATTTTCTATTAGGCTCTAGTTTAAAGAAATAGGTAGCATCATCACCTACAATCATATCGTCAATCAATATCTCTCGTTCATCTAACAAGGATACTAATGAGCCTGGTAGCAACTTATTAGAAATACTATCCTTAACGATTCCTTTTACAGCATATTTAGTAAGAATATTTTCTTCTCTAGTTGTTCTATATAATTTATCAATACCTGATCGATTTGATGAGAAATATGCTTTATTAAGGTTTTCATTAATTATAAAAGCAAAATCATCTCTAGAGCTATTAATAGTAGTTCCTAAATTAATCGGTGTCGTAAACTCACCATTTACCAGGTCACTTCTATGTATGTCTAATCCGCCTACACCTTGTTTACCATTTGTTGAATAGTACAAGGTATTTATATCACTGATATAAGGGAATTGATCTAAGTGTTGAGTATTAATTTCTTTACCTAAATTAATAGGTTGTCCATAAGTACCATCATCATTGATGGAGACTTTGTATAAATCAAACTCGCCATAACCACCTGGCATATCACTTGAAAAATATAGAGTTGAACCATCTTTACTAATTGCGGGATGTTGTACACTATACATATCATTATTAAAGGATAGTGGCTCTACATTACTCCAGACTCCATCTACAAGCTCTGCCTTGTAAATTTTCATGTTAGAAACTGGGATATCATTAATTTTAACACGCTTCTCATTATTCCTATTAAAATACATTACAGTTCCGTTATTAGTAAATACAGCATTGCTTTCATGTAAATCTGTATTAATACTAGGGAAAGGTCTTATAGATTTTAAAGAACCATCTCTTTCTAATGTTGCTTGATATAAGTCTAAATATGGTAGTCCATTCCAGGCATAAACTGGTCTTTCTAGATTACGTGAAGAAGCAAATACCACCTCTGACTCACTCAAAAAACTCATTCCAAAATCACTGTTAGTTCCTTCATTACGAATAGGAGTGACTGTGAAATTATGAGGTGTGCTTTTTTCTAATTCTTTCAAAAATTCTTTTGTGTTCCAATCTTTACCTTGATAATATAAAAGATAACTATCTGCTTTATCATAATCTTTAAGCGCAAGGAGAGATTGCGCGTATCTGTAGATTCTATTATAATCTGTGATTTGACCATTGTTATCTTCAACAGATGAATACGTAAATGCAGCTTTGGCCATATCACCAGTAAAGTAATAGCAGTCACCTAATTTTTTGAGTACTTCATCTGTTTGTTTTAAGTTTTTATAATTTTCTATAGCTTCTTTGTAAGCTTGATTTTTATAAAGTCTATTCGTGTTTCTTAGGCTTAAATTTTGTGCACTTAAGAATGTAGTAGTGCATAAAATTATTAAAATCGTGGTTATGATGATTCTCATAATGGTAGTTATAGTGTGATTTAAAAGAATCTAGGAGAGCGGTCATAGCCACTTTTCCAGAATTTTGATTTTACATTAAATAGCAACATGATCTCATGTGATCCTGTGTTGTAATTACCTAGATTATTAACTGTATAATCATAAGCATATCCAATTCTTAAATTGGGCGCTACTCTGTAATTGACTAATCCGCTTAAAGCATCTCCAAAACGGTAGGCAAGTCCAGCTTCAAATTTTTCATTGAATAAAATATTTGCGGTCAGGTCTAAGCTAAGAGGAGACCCTTTAACACCTTTCACCATAAATGCTGGTTTGAATTTTAAATCTTTATTGATGTCAAATACATATCCACTAGTTAAAAAGAAATGTATGTCTTGAACTCCAGTAGATTGAATCCCATTTTCATTTTCAAGATGCTTAGTAGTCAGTAGGTTAGGAGCTGATAAACCTACATAATATTGATCAGTAAAGTAAAAAGCACCTAAACCAACATTGGGAAAAGTTTCTGTAACATTTTCATTAAATGCCACGTCTGTGTCAACACCACCAGATTGTAAGTTGAATCCGTTAAAATTAGCGTCAAATAATGTGACACCAGCTTTTATCCCTAAAGACAATTTTCCCTGTTCTGATATTGGTAATACATATGCAAAATCTGCATAGATATTGTTTTCAGTAACAACATTACCTATATCATCATTAGTAAATGATAGTCCTAGTTCTACTCGTTCACTTACAGGATAATGGACAAAAAGGGAAGCCGTTTTAGGTGCTCCTTCTAGTCCTACCCATTGGGTACGGTACAACGCACCGATGTTTACTTCTGACTTATTACCAGTAGCATATGCTGGGTTAATTATATTCTGATTGTACATGTACTGCGTGAATTGAGGATCTTGTTGAGCAGTACTTTTCCAAGCCGCGCATATTGCTACTGCAAGGAATATATATGTTGTATAAATATTTTTCATGATTGTCATAGTTGTAACCACTATCGGCTTAAGTAAAGTCTTCCTTGTTCAGGCTTAGTGCTTCCATCATTAAAGTTCAATATGTAGAAATAAACTCCTACGGGTAGTTCTCCATCGCTTAATAAAGCTTTCTGATTTGAGAAGCCGTTAAAACGTGGAGTATTGTTAGTACCTTCGTAAACTAAATTACCATGTCTATTATAGATTTCCATTCTAAAATTAGGATACAAAAAGCCTAAATTTTCTACATCAAACGTATCATTTACACCATCGTTATTAGGCGAGAAACCGTCAGGCACAACAACCTTACCACATGCCGTTAAATCTGTTGTTACAGCTAACCTTACATTACTTTCACATCCCGTAACTATATCAATAAGAGCCGCATAATAAGTGGTTCCATTCACTAAAATGGTTGAAATAGGAAGGACTGTACTACTATCGACAGCATCATACCAGACCACATTAGAACTAATCATGTCGTATTCATTTATATTGACAATTAAGTTTTCTAATGTTGGATTATCATTGATACAAAATAAGTTTCCATCTACAGAAAGACTAGGAGTAGGCGCATCACCAACTACTACTGAAACTTGAGCTCTTACACTAGATTCACAACCTGTAGCATTCGTCTGTGTTGCATAATATGTCGTTCCATCTATTAGCAAGTCTGCATCTGCCAATGGTATTGTTCCATCTATGGAGTCATACCAATTGACCATAGTACCGTTCACAGCGGCATCTAAATCTATAACCATAGCATCATCTGTGGCACAAAATTCAAGAGTAGCGTTAACAACTGTCGGAGCCGCAGTATCATCTATCTGTATTACTATTTGCGATGAATCATCAGTATTACATGGCGTTGTAGCAGTAACAGTATAAACATATACACCTGCATTGTCTATAGATGGATCAAAAATATTGCCTCCACTATTTAATAAAGGTGACCATGTTCCTGTCGAGTCAGGTGTACCACCTAATTGCGTTAATAAATCAATCGGTGTGTCAATAACACAAATATTTAATGCACTATCTAATCCAGCATTAGGCGCTGTTGTTACAGTAACAGTAACTGTGGCCGTATCAGTATTACAATCATTCATCACTGAATATTGATAAGAACCTGCCATGTCAACTAATGGATCAAAAACACCTGTAGTACTATTTAACATAGGCGTCCAAGTACCACCTTGATCAGCAGTTCCTAATAAAGAAAATAAATCGATTGTCCCATTATCACTACATAAATCTATAGATGTACTAGAACCAGCTGAAACTGGAGATTGAACTATAATCGTAACTGTTGTAGTGCTGTCTATACAAGGTGCATTAGCCGCAATAGTATATTCAAAATCATAACTTCCATCAGCAACCATTGTAGCATCAAATATATTACCTGTTAACGCACCAGTTCCGTTTGTATCTACCCAAACACCACCAGCATCTTGAGTTCCATCTAATGCAGTGAATAAATCTACAGTGGTCAAATCACTGCAAACGGTTAATGGTACTACGTTACCAGTACTAGGTGTATTATAGATTGTAACTACAACAGCTAGCGCTGTAGCAGATTCACAATTAGTAAGTGCGTCTATTTGAGTCGCATAATAGTCTTCTCCATCAATAAGTACATCTGTAGAGTTGGATGATATCGTTAGTGCCGCATCCTCATACCATTGAACACTATTCCCTGTGGCAACTAAATCTGCTATGGTAGCATTGTCACAAAAATCTTGATTCATATTAGCTGTAGGTGCCGCTATGTCATTTATAACTATGGTAACTGTAACTGAATCACTAGCGCAAGTTCCTAAAGCAGGAACAGTATAAGTAAAGTCATAAGCTCCAACTGATAAAACTGTAAGATCCACACTTGAACCTGATAAAACACCAGTAGTATCATCATCATTCCATGTACCACCAGAATCATTTCCAGAAAGTTGATTGAATAAATCTAAAGTTTGTCCTGTTGTTATAGCACTAAGGCAAATTTCAAAACTAGTAGCTGTTCCTGCTTCTGGAGCCATCTCTACAGTCACAGGTACTATAGAGGTAGAGGTACAGTTTCCGTTAACTACTGTATAACTAAAATTATAGGTTCCAACGTTAAGTAAGGTTAAATCCACATTGCTTCCAGTTAAAGCACCAGTCGAGTTATCATCATTCCAGGTACCATTTAAATCTTCACCTGTTAACTGACCAAACAAGTCCAAAGGAGAATTTGCAACAAGATCCGTCTCACAAACAAGGAATGGTGTCACTGTACCTGAGTTTGCCAACTCATAAATGACTACCGTTACCGTCACATCAACATCAGTACAAGTTCCTATTGCAGGTACACTGTAGGTGAAATCAAATGTTCCGTTTCCTAATGTTGTTAAGTCTATTGGATTTGTTACTGCTGTTCCAGTAGAGGAATTTCCTGTATACCAAGTACCATTTATATCTTGAGTTCCATCTAGTAGATTAAATAAATCATAAGGTGAATTAGCTGCTACTTGATCCTCACAAACTTCAAATGGAACACCTATATAATTACCAGATTCAGGTGCTGGTTCTATAATTATAGCAACCGTAGAGCTATTCATACATCCATTAACATCTATAATTGTATATGAAAAATTATAAGTACCAACCGCAAATCCGGTAATATCGACATTACTACCCGTTAAAGCACCGGTAGCATCATCATCAATCCAGGTTCCTCCAGCGTCTTGCCCCATAAGTTGATTAAATAAATCAACAGGAGTATTAGCTGCCAAATCATTAATACATACAGAAAGTGGAGTAGAAACCCCAGTATTAGGTAGTGGATTAATGATAACTGTTACGGTAACATCCATATCAGTACAAGTTCCTATTGCAGGTACACTGTAGGTGAAATCAAATGTTCCGTTTCCTAATGTTGTTAAGTCTATTGGATTTGTTACTGCTGTTCCAGTAGAGGAATTTCCTGTATACCAAGTACCATTTATATCTTGAGTTCCATCTAGTAGATTAAATAAATCATAAGGTGAATTAGCTGCTACTTGATCCTCACAAACTTCAAATGGAACACCTATATAATTACCAGATTCTGGTGCTGGTAAAATAGTAATGTTGATGGTTTCTGTATCTAAACAAGAGCCGTTATCAATTGTGTATGTAAAGCTATACGGGCTTCCTGTGACCGTATAACCAGTTATATCAACCGGATTCGTGACTACATTATTTGCAGCATCCGTCCAAATACCTAAATTATTATCTTGAGTTCCATCTAATGAATTAAATAAGTCATAAGGTGAATTTCCAATTAAATCATTC from Nonlabens arenilitoris harbors:
- a CDS encoding gliding motility-associated C-terminal domain-containing protein, which translates into the protein MDKGFTDKLLLFIDKWMIIFYEKNLLSSWTKRKWLFIAFLGLPFLSIQAQCPTVPVSPQVICDASQLTYSDLNAFVIPGPNAVRWFLNPTGGSPIPQSQLVTEGTYYAGDVSGNCGTRSPLIVDFTVNPSGQSLDAIFCSNEMPTVQSYIDTALAVNIPAGGSVEIYSDFQLTMMVSPTNALTGNANYFIVFVDGTGCKGQIESGSTAVFPSPSAPTPPLTQEFCSDANPTIADLDAGTTDNFNWYSDVDVANNPIPPALQLTTALVDGATYYVQADNFFCESDVVAVTVQIDDPANPGIGDTIEYCIDSLPATDFDLFPLLTGMPDTTGAWTGPTSITNGNQGTTNISTLIAGTYNYVYTVPGPGACPDESTTIVIIVNDVLSSGIPSAIIPLTFCESQAPAAYDLSLLLDNEDAGGIWTQGTTSASPVVTSPFNFTGLMPGTYDFTYSQNLSPNPCPEESTTVQVIILQDPNAGVAISTEFCENDLIGNSPYDLFNSLDGTQDNNLGIWTDAANNVVTNPVDITGYTVTGSPYSFTYTIDNGSCLDTETINITILPAPESGNYIGVPFEVCEDQVAANSPYDLFNLLDGTQDINGTWYTGNSSTGTAVTNPIDLTTLGNGTFDFTYSVPAIGTCTDMDVTVTVIINPLPNTGVSTPLSVCINDLAANTPVDLFNQLMGQDAGGTWIDDDATGALTGSNVDITGFAVGTYNFSYTIIDVNGCMNSSTVAIIIEPAPESGNYIGVPFEVCEDQVAANSPYDLFNLLDGTQDINGTWYTGNSSTGTAVTNPIDLTTLGNGTFDFTYSVPAIGTCTDVDVTVTVVIYELANSGTVTPFLVCETDLVANSPLDLFGQLTGEDLNGTWNDDNSTGALTGSNVDLTLLNVGTYNFSYTVVNGNCTSTSIVPVTVEMAPEAGTATSFEICLSAITTGQTLDLFNQLSGNDSGGTWNDDDTTGVLSGSSVDLTVLSVGAYDFTYTVPALGTCASDSVTVTIVINDIAAPTANMNQDFCDNATIADLVATGNSVQWYEDAALTISSNSTDVLIDGEDYYATQIDALTNCESATALAVVVTIYNTPSTGNVVPLTVCSDLTTVDLFTALDGTQDAGGVWVDTNGTGALTGNIFDATMVADGSYDFEYTIAANAPCIDSTTTVTIIVQSPVSAGSSTSIDLCSDNGTIDLFSLLGTADQGGTWTPMLNSTTGVFDPLVDMAGSYQYSVMNDCNTDTATVTVTVTTAPNAGLDSALNICVIDTPIDLLTQLGGTPDSTGTWSPLLNSGGNIFDPSIDNAGVYVYTVTATTPCNTDDSSQIVIQIDDTAAPTVVNATLEFCATDDAMVIDLDAAVNGTMVNWYDSIDGTIPLADADLLIDGTTYYATQTNATGCESSVRAQVSVVVGDAPTPSLSVDGNLFCINDNPTLENLIVNINEYDMISSNVVWYDAVDSSTVLPISTILVNGTTYYAALIDIVTGCESNVRLAVTTDLTACGKVVVPDGFSPNNDGVNDTFDVENLGFLYPNFRMEIYNRHGNLVYEGTNNTPRFNGFSNQKALLSDGELPVGVYFYILNFNDGSTKPEQGRLYLSR